Proteins from a single region of Alphaproteobacteria bacterium LSUCC0719:
- a CDS encoding deoxyguanosinetriphosphate triphosphohydrolase, translating into MSQDNTSTGYETRELAPYASHGPASRGRLHAEPDEGRGAPADLAARTPFQRDRDRILHSGAFRKLKHKTQVFVYHEGDYFRTRMTHSIEVAQIARSMARALRLNDDLAEAVSLAHDLGHTPFGHAGEDALGRAMQTHGGFDHNEQTVRVVTALEHRYAGFDGLNLTWETLEGVVKHNGPLAGRDDIRPAIRDLDSRFDLDLGNYPSAEAQLANLADDIAYLSHDFDDALRAGLFDIDAIRDLPQVDAILTDIDARYGSLPLSRLTHELVRRLISVFVQDLLGQSLQNITALPAASADDIRQAGHPVIAFSSRMAADLETIRGFLFTNMWRHYKVNRMTSKAKRVVTDLFNLFMSETNTLPDEWQSRGGIGIDAMPEDVRARIIADYIASMTDRYAILEHERLFEPGPILR; encoded by the coding sequence GTGTCGCAAGACAACACATCCACTGGATATGAAACCCGTGAACTCGCGCCCTATGCCAGTCACGGGCCGGCAAGTCGTGGACGGCTTCACGCTGAACCGGACGAGGGCAGGGGCGCACCCGCCGATCTGGCCGCACGGACACCGTTCCAGCGTGATCGGGACCGCATTCTGCATTCCGGTGCGTTTCGCAAGCTGAAACATAAAACGCAGGTTTTCGTCTATCACGAGGGCGATTATTTCCGCACCCGTATGACCCATTCCATCGAAGTGGCACAGATCGCCAGATCGATGGCGCGCGCGCTTCGCCTGAACGATGATCTGGCGGAGGCCGTGTCGCTGGCGCACGACCTTGGCCATACCCCCTTTGGCCATGCCGGCGAGGATGCGCTGGGCCGCGCCATGCAGACGCATGGCGGGTTCGACCATAATGAACAGACCGTGCGCGTGGTAACGGCGCTTGAGCATCGCTATGCGGGGTTCGACGGGTTGAACCTGACATGGGAAACCTTGGAGGGCGTGGTCAAGCATAATGGCCCTCTTGCCGGCCGGGACGACATCCGCCCGGCGATCCGCGATCTTGATTCGCGGTTCGATCTCGATCTGGGCAATTATCCCTCGGCAGAGGCACAGCTGGCCAATCTCGCAGATGACATCGCCTATCTGTCGCATGATTTCGATGACGCCCTGCGTGCCGGGCTGTTTGACATAGATGCCATTCGTGATTTGCCACAGGTCGACGCAATTCTGACCGACATTGATGCAAGATATGGCTCGCTGCCCTTGTCCCGCCTTACTCATGAGCTTGTCAGACGACTGATTTCTGTTTTTGTACAGGATCTTCTGGGGCAGTCTTTACAGAATATTACAGCGTTGCCAGCCGCCAGCGCCGACGATATTCGTCAGGCCGGACATCCCGTGATTGCCTTCAGTTCCCGGATGGCGGCGGATCTTGAAACCATTCGTGGCTTCCTGTTCACCAACATGTGGCGTCATTACAAGGTCAACCGTATGACCAGCAAGGCGAAACGGGTGGTGACAGATTTGTTCAATTTGTTTATGTCCGAGACCAACACACTGCCCGATGAATGGCAATCCCGCGGGGGGATCGGGATTGACGCGATGCCGGAGGATGTTCGCGCCCGAATCATCGCCGACTACATCGCGTCCATGACCGATCGCTATGCAATTCTTGAGCATGAACGTCTTTTCGAACCTGGCCCTATCCTGAGATAA
- the xth gene encoding exodeoxyribonuclease III, which produces MRIASWNVNSAKARQDHILSYLSSGACDVLLIQETKTQDQNFPVELYRDIGWNVAFHGQKSYNGVAIAARAPLTDIVCGLPGDEADEQARYMEATVNGVRVATIYLPNGNPVPGPKFDYKIAWMARLRDRAATLLEDEMPVVLGGDFNVIPQDIDCYDPAGWEGDALTRDESRAAFFRICHDGYVDAIRACHPQDVIYSYWDYQAGAWQKDNGVRIDHLLLSPEAVDRLEGSGVDKGPRGLEKPSDHTPVWVALRD; this is translated from the coding sequence ATGCGGATCGCCAGCTGGAACGTGAATTCGGCCAAGGCAAGGCAGGACCATATCCTGTCCTATCTGTCATCAGGCGCGTGCGATGTGCTGCTGATCCAGGAAACCAAGACCCAGGATCAGAATTTCCCGGTTGAGCTGTACCGTGACATTGGCTGGAACGTCGCGTTCCACGGTCAGAAAAGCTATAACGGCGTTGCCATTGCCGCACGCGCGCCCTTGACCGACATCGTCTGCGGCCTGCCGGGTGACGAGGCGGACGAGCAGGCACGCTATATGGAGGCCACGGTCAACGGCGTGCGTGTTGCGACCATCTACCTGCCGAACGGCAACCCGGTTCCCGGACCGAAATTCGACTACAAGATTGCCTGGATGGCGCGCCTGAGGGATCGCGCGGCCACGCTGCTGGAAGACGAAATGCCGGTTGTTCTCGGTGGTGATTTCAACGTCATCCCCCAGGATATCGATTGTTATGACCCTGCGGGATGGGAAGGCGATGCGCTGACCCGCGATGAAAGCCGCGCAGCCTTCTTCCGCATCTGCCATGACGGGTATGTTGACGCGATCCGGGCCTGCCACCCACAGGATGTCATCTACAGCTATTGGGACTATCAGGCAGGAGCCTGGCAAAAGGACAATGGCGTGCGGATTGACCACCTGCTGCTGTCGCCAGAGGCGGTGGACAGGCTGGAAGGATCAGGCGTCGACAAAGGCCCGCGCGGCCTCGAAAAACCGTCGGACCATACCCCTGTCTGGGTTGCGCTTCGCGACTAG
- the argS gene encoding arginine--tRNA ligase, translating into MNIFTLFEAEFETIVGSFQASGKLPAGLDTSRVVFELPRDVSHGDLACNAAMVLAKQAGMKPRDLAGLLTPALADIDGVTDVEIAGPGFLNLRVEPRLWAQEIDAIIAAGVDYGRNDSGGGMPVNVEYVSANPTGPLHAAHARGAVLGDAMASLLDFCGWKVTREYYINDAGAQVDVLARSAYLRYCEAKGRDIGEIPKGLYPGAYLIDVGTALAAEFGDSFLDQDEQEWLEPVRSFTIDAIMAGIREDLLALGINMDRFSSERALVDNGAVQTAINRLEAADHVYRGILEPPKGKEPEDWEPREQLLFRASAFGDDTDRPLQKSDGSWTYFASDVAYHMDKLDRTGGPLINIFGVDHGGYVKRMMAAVEALSGHKGQLDIQLCQLVNLMADGKPVKMSKRAGNFVTVRDVIDAVGADVIRFIMLTRRSEQTLDFDYARVTEQSRDNPVFYVQYAHARASSVLRQTGDVMPDSAALERLTDPAEMAVIRHLAGWPKLVVSAARAHEPHRVAFYLMDLAAAFHALWTAGRENPDLRFIRDDAPELTAARLRLVKATALVIRSGLGVLAIDAREEM; encoded by the coding sequence ATGAATATTTTCACCCTATTCGAGGCTGAATTCGAGACTATTGTCGGGTCGTTTCAGGCGTCCGGAAAGTTACCGGCCGGCCTGGATACGAGCCGTGTTGTCTTTGAACTGCCCCGTGATGTGTCACATGGCGATCTCGCCTGCAATGCTGCCATGGTTCTTGCCAAGCAGGCGGGGATGAAACCGCGTGACCTTGCCGGGTTGCTGACACCGGCTTTGGCCGACATCGACGGTGTCACGGATGTTGAGATCGCGGGTCCCGGGTTTCTGAACCTGCGCGTGGAACCGCGTCTCTGGGCACAGGAGATCGACGCCATCATAGCGGCAGGTGTCGATTATGGTCGCAATGACAGTGGCGGCGGCATGCCGGTCAATGTTGAATATGTGTCGGCCAATCCGACAGGTCCGCTTCACGCGGCACATGCCCGTGGCGCCGTTCTTGGCGACGCGATGGCAAGTCTGCTTGATTTCTGCGGCTGGAAGGTAACCCGTGAATATTACATCAACGATGCCGGCGCGCAGGTCGACGTGCTGGCACGGTCCGCCTATCTACGGTATTGCGAAGCGAAGGGACGCGACATCGGCGAAATTCCGAAGGGACTGTATCCCGGTGCCTATCTGATTGATGTAGGCACGGCCCTGGCAGCGGAATTTGGCGACAGCTTCCTCGATCAGGACGAACAGGAATGGCTTGAACCTGTCCGCAGTTTCACCATCGACGCCATCATGGCCGGCATTCGTGAAGACCTGCTGGCGCTTGGCATCAACATGGACCGGTTCTCGTCGGAGCGTGCGTTGGTCGACAATGGTGCCGTGCAGACGGCAATCAACAGGCTGGAGGCGGCCGACCATGTCTACCGGGGCATTCTTGAACCCCCGAAGGGCAAGGAACCGGAAGACTGGGAGCCACGTGAACAGCTGCTGTTCCGTGCTTCGGCATTTGGTGACGATACTGACAGGCCGCTTCAGAAATCCGACGGCAGCTGGACCTATTTCGCGTCGGATGTTGCCTATCACATGGACAAGCTCGACCGCACCGGTGGTCCGCTGATCAATATTTTCGGCGTTGACCACGGCGGCTATGTGAAACGCATGATGGCGGCTGTTGAAGCGCTGTCAGGTCACAAGGGTCAGCTTGACATTCAGCTGTGCCAGCTGGTCAATCTGATGGCTGACGGCAAGCCGGTGAAAATGTCGAAACGTGCCGGAAACTTCGTGACGGTTCGGGATGTCATTGATGCCGTTGGCGCTGATGTGATCCGGTTCATCATGTTGACCCGCCGCAGCGAACAGACACTGGATTTCGACTACGCACGGGTTACCGAGCAATCACGCGACAATCCCGTATTCTATGTTCAGTATGCGCATGCGCGCGCCAGTTCGGTGTTGCGGCAGACCGGGGACGTGATGCCAGACAGTGCAGCGCTCGAGCGTTTGACCGACCCTGCTGAAATGGCGGTGATCCGCCACTTGGCAGGTTGGCCGAAGCTGGTGGTGTCTGCGGCGCGCGCGCATGAACCGCATCGTGTTGCCTTCTATCTGATGGATCTGGCTGCGGCCTTCCATGCCCTGTGGACCGCCGGACGTGAGAACCCTGACCTGCGGTTCATCCGTGACGATGCGCCAGAGCTGACCGCGGCACGCCTCCGCCTTGTCAAGGCAACGGCTTTGGTGATTAGATCGGGCCTTGGTGTTCTGGCGATCGACGCACGAGAGGAAATGTAA
- a CDS encoding ScpA family protein, with protein sequence MNDTDTIDEPFDEGAPPREAPEQLSLFVNLDGFEGPIDLLLSLAREQKVDLSRIAILPLAEQYLSYIDTVRRLDLEVAADYLVMAAWLAYLKSRLLLPDPEPEQAEEVIDMTDALKYQLLRLESMQQAAKRLISLPRLGHQRFARGEPETFETVTEPVWTASLYDLLACYGAIQSGVENRTLTIAATRLFSVEEAAQRLRALVGQVPEWTVLESFLPPNLKTDLDRRSATASHFVASLELAREGMVRLRQDSRFAPLFLRSRDQA encoded by the coding sequence ATGAATGATACCGACACCATCGACGAGCCATTTGACGAAGGGGCACCGCCACGCGAAGCGCCCGAGCAACTGTCTCTGTTCGTCAATCTTGACGGGTTTGAGGGGCCGATTGATCTGTTGCTGTCGCTGGCCCGCGAGCAGAAGGTCGATCTGTCGCGCATCGCGATTCTGCCGCTTGCCGAACAATATCTGAGTTACATCGATACGGTACGACGCCTCGATCTGGAAGTCGCGGCGGATTATCTGGTTATGGCGGCATGGCTTGCCTATCTGAAATCACGGCTTCTTCTTCCTGATCCGGAACCGGAACAGGCCGAAGAGGTTATCGACATGACCGACGCGCTGAAATATCAGCTGTTGCGGCTGGAATCGATGCAGCAGGCGGCCAAACGGCTGATATCGCTGCCACGGCTTGGCCATCAGCGGTTTGCGCGCGGTGAACCCGAAACCTTTGAAACGGTCACTGAACCTGTCTGGACGGCGAGCCTCTATGACCTTCTTGCCTGTTACGGTGCCATCCAGTCGGGTGTTGAAAACCGGACCCTGACAATTGCCGCAACGAGGCTCTTTTCGGTCGAGGAGGCAGCGCAGAGACTGCGCGCGCTGGTCGGGCAGGTTCCCGAATGGACGGTCCTTGAATCCTTTCTGCCACCCAATCTGAAAACTGACCTGGACCGTCGCTCGGCGACAGCATCTCATTTCGTGGCATCGCTGGAACTGGCGCGCGAAGGAATGGTACGCTTGCGTCAGGACAGTCGATTTGCACCTCTTTTTCTCAGGTCGAGGGATCAAGCATGA
- the scpB gene encoding SMC-Scp complex subunit ScpB, producing MTGGISLSQWAAAIEAIIFAASKPVRGPELQAQLPDGVELESVLPLIEARFDATSGIELCRVGDAFAFRTRPEIAERLNTHRQVERPLSRAALEVLAIVAYHQPITRAEIEEVRGISLSRGTIDILLELGWIKPRGRRRTPGRPLTWGTSPAFLDHFGLESLSDLPGLDDLKAAGLLRKGQVIGGLIDGVSADDDEAEDMIGEDEPDLLEEAMIDAGMGIDDDGEDNINA from the coding sequence ATGACGGGCGGGATTTCGCTTAGCCAATGGGCCGCTGCCATCGAGGCGATCATCTTTGCGGCATCAAAACCGGTTCGGGGCCCTGAACTTCAGGCGCAGCTTCCAGATGGTGTTGAGCTTGAATCCGTGCTGCCACTGATCGAAGCGCGCTTTGATGCGACAAGCGGCATTGAGCTGTGCCGCGTTGGCGATGCCTTTGCCTTTCGCACCCGCCCCGAGATTGCCGAGAGGTTGAACACTCACCGTCAGGTCGAGCGCCCGCTGTCACGGGCAGCGCTGGAGGTGCTTGCCATCGTTGCCTATCATCAACCGATCACCCGTGCGGAGATTGAGGAAGTCCGTGGCATCAGCCTGTCGCGCGGCACGATCGATATCCTGCTCGAACTTGGCTGGATAAAGCCGCGGGGCCGCCGTCGCACGCCGGGGCGCCCCCTGACCTGGGGAACCAGCCCGGCATTTCTGGATCATTTCGGACTTGAATCGTTGAGTGACCTGCCGGGGCTTGACGATCTGAAGGCAGCGGGATTGCTGCGCAAGGGACAGGTGATCGGTGGGCTGATCGACGGCGTGTCAGCCGACGATGACGAGGCTGAGGATATGATTGGCGAAGATGAGCCTGATCTTCTTGAAGAAGCCATGATCGATGCCGGCATGGGTATCGACGATGACGGGGAAGACAACATCAATGCTTGA
- a CDS encoding twin-arginine translocase TatA/TatE family subunit, whose translation MHWLVVLAVVLLLFGGRGKVSSIMGDFGKGLRNFKTGLKGEGEAAEAEEVEEVEVIEETPAPQKKAPAKKAAAKKKAAAKKKAPAKKAAAKKKAAKKS comes from the coding sequence ATGCACTGGCTTGTCGTACTTGCGGTCGTTCTGCTGCTTTTCGGCGGGCGCGGCAAGGTGTCGTCGATTATGGGCGATTTCGGCAAGGGATTGCGCAACTTCAAAACCGGCCTGAAAGGCGAAGGCGAAGCAGCCGAGGCCGAGGAGGTTGAGGAGGTCGAAGTCATCGAAGAGACTCCGGCACCGCAAAAGAAGGCCCCTGCGAAAAAGGCCGCTGCCAAGAAAAAGGCTGCCGCCAAGAAAAAGGCACCAGCCAAAAAAGCCGCAGCGAAGAAAAAAGCCGCCAAGAAAAGCTAA
- a CDS encoding SPOR domain-containing protein: MARNPAGKSGGIWLKTLLFGVLAIGGIGAAAIILQPMLVTPASDVVLIKAEPGPFREKPVSPGGAKIPHTDSTVMGMLGGMVEKQEDVEILQPPADVPEMPPLPKAADETIVMAPEPAPVVPADGQAPKVQTPDANTSDGPVDLAKIASATDQTATPSETGDSDAGAAGKTDGKTEGETGPADRPGDADQTETQIAGAQGSETDSASSDTASLQSMPKSKPAESKRPKGPAVEGDEPLYLVQLAAFRNAATAREQAAMLGGKHQSRLSGVELGTMKVDAGENGIFWRVITEPLQRVDADNLCSALKRAGQDCILRKFDNQSSS, encoded by the coding sequence ATGGCACGTAACCCGGCTGGAAAAAGCGGCGGTATCTGGCTGAAAACGCTGCTTTTCGGTGTGCTTGCTATCGGGGGTATCGGGGCTGCCGCGATCATTCTTCAACCAATGCTCGTGACACCGGCGTCCGATGTTGTGTTGATCAAGGCAGAACCCGGGCCGTTCAGGGAAAAACCGGTATCACCAGGTGGTGCAAAAATCCCGCATACGGACAGTACGGTAATGGGCATGCTTGGCGGCATGGTCGAAAAACAGGAGGATGTTGAAATTCTGCAACCTCCTGCCGATGTGCCGGAAATGCCGCCACTTCCCAAAGCCGCAGATGAAACAATTGTCATGGCGCCTGAACCTGCACCTGTCGTGCCGGCCGATGGTCAGGCCCCGAAAGTCCAGACACCTGATGCCAATACATCGGATGGTCCTGTCGATCTGGCAAAGATTGCCTCGGCTACCGACCAGACCGCAACCCCGTCTGAAACCGGTGACAGTGATGCCGGTGCAGCAGGCAAAACAGACGGCAAAACAGAGGGCGAAACAGGGCCGGCAGACAGGCCTGGCGACGCTGATCAAACGGAAACACAGATTGCGGGAGCCCAGGGTTCTGAAACGGACAGCGCCTCCTCAGACACGGCCTCGCTGCAATCCATGCCAAAATCCAAGCCCGCCGAATCCAAACGGCCAAAAGGCCCAGCCGTGGAAGGTGACGAGCCGCTTTATCTGGTGCAGCTTGCCGCCTTTCGGAACGCCGCCACAGCGCGCGAACAGGCAGCTATGCTTGGGGGAAAGCATCAGTCCCGTCTGAGCGGGGTTGAACTTGGTACGATGAAGGTCGATGCCGGCGAGAACGGTATCTTCTGGCGGGTGATTACCGAGCCGCTTCAGCGGGTTGACGCCGACAACCTCTGCTCGGCTCTGAAACGTGCCGGACAGGACTGCATCCTTCGCAAATTCGACAATCAGTCTTCATCATGA
- a CDS encoding HesB/IscA family protein yields MTTTTATAETLPGSFGLSASAAQRIQSMLSGEPDGSFFRVAVNGGGCSGFQYEFSIDTARQDDDLSFVSHDVEVVIDEMSLELVDNAELDYVQDLMGSYFSVSNPNATASCGCGTSFSV; encoded by the coding sequence ATGACCACGACAACAGCCACTGCTGAGACACTGCCCGGCTCTTTCGGGTTGAGCGCATCGGCGGCGCAACGGATCCAGAGCATGCTGTCCGGCGAACCCGATGGCAGCTTTTTCCGAGTGGCGGTAAATGGCGGCGGCTGCTCCGGCTTTCAATATGAATTCAGCATCGACACCGCACGGCAGGATGATGATCTGAGCTTTGTCAGCCATGATGTCGAGGTTGTCATTGACGAGATGTCACTGGAACTTGTCGACAATGCAGAGCTGGATTATGTCCAGGATCTCATGGGGTCATATTTTTCGGTCAGCAACCCGAATGCCACAGCATCCTGCGGGTGCGGCACGTCCTTTTCCGTCTGA
- a CDS encoding ABC transporter ATP-binding protein encodes MLEFRHISHAYNGNDSVKDVSFSVDAGEVVTLLGPSGCGKTTLLRLAAGLERPKSGEIWLDDKLVSDPVQAVPPETRGVGYMFQDYALFPHLTVLENVLFGLRNRGSEATRRGLDVLAEANIETLADSYPHELSGGQQQRVALARALAPRPSVILLDEPYAGLDSRLRERIRDQMLHVLKAAGTAALMVTHDAEEAMFMSDNIIVMCDGEVQQTGRPVNLYCQPNSAFVAEFFGEVNRLEGRVVNGCIKTVLGDFKAPDSMREGDPASIVIRHEALNIEPHGSEAQTNAFVMEARLLGRASLIHLSVPTGTKELHFHARVPGLNSLQTGSPVRITVDTAQAFVFPANE; translated from the coding sequence ATGCTTGAATTTCGCCATATCTCGCATGCCTATAACGGGAATGATTCGGTAAAGGATGTCAGCTTTTCCGTCGATGCCGGCGAGGTCGTGACGCTTCTTGGTCCTTCAGGCTGTGGGAAGACGACATTGCTGCGTCTTGCCGCCGGGCTGGAACGCCCGAAATCAGGTGAAATATGGCTTGATGACAAGCTTGTTTCCGATCCTGTTCAGGCGGTGCCCCCCGAAACACGGGGTGTTGGCTACATGTTTCAGGATTACGCGCTGTTCCCGCATCTGACGGTGCTTGAAAATGTTCTGTTCGGGCTTCGCAATCGCGGCAGTGAGGCGACGAGGCGCGGTCTCGATGTGCTGGCCGAGGCGAATATCGAAACGCTTGCCGATTCCTATCCGCATGAATTGTCAGGCGGGCAGCAACAACGTGTTGCACTGGCACGCGCGCTGGCGCCACGGCCATCGGTGATCCTGCTGGACGAACCCTATGCTGGTCTTGACAGCCGGTTGCGCGAACGGATCCGTGACCAGATGCTGCATGTCCTGAAGGCGGCAGGTACAGCGGCCTTGATGGTAACCCATGACGCCGAAGAAGCCATGTTCATGTCGGACAACATCATTGTCATGTGTGATGGTGAGGTGCAGCAGACCGGGCGCCCGGTCAATCTCTATTGCCAGCCGAACAGTGCCTTTGTGGCGGAGTTTTTTGGCGAAGTTAATCGACTTGAAGGTCGCGTTGTAAATGGCTGTATCAAAACGGTTCTGGGTGATTTCAAGGCCCCGGATTCGATGCGGGAAGGGGATCCGGCGAGCATAGTGATCCGGCATGAGGCGCTGAATATCGAACCGCATGGATCAGAGGCGCAGACAAACGCGTTTGTCATGGAGGCGCGTCTTCTGGGGCGCGCGTCACTGATCCACCTGTCGGTTCCGACAGGAACCAAGGAGCTGCATTTTCATGCGCGGGTTCCGGGGTTGAATTCGCTGCAGACCGGCAGTCCGGTGCGGATAACTGTTGATACCGCCCAGGCGTTTGTTTTTCCGGCCAATGAATGA